From the Cryptomeria japonica chromosome 2, Sugi_1.0, whole genome shotgun sequence genome, one window contains:
- the LOC131052166 gene encoding protein NUCLEAR FUSION DEFECTIVE 4: protein MDFMNLEAKKWMNLVGLLWIQVFTGTNFDFSAYSTTLKQVLQISQVQLNNLAVASDLGKVFGWISGYAMRRMPLWSVLLTATSMGLVGYGLQWFIITERLSSNYWQVYLLCLLAGNSICWFNTIGFVLCIQNFATRKAMALGISTSYNALTAAVFALIVNAIVLSSETIYLLLNALIPLIICSIVLTFIQEIPSRENSIDERAIFIILNIIAMALGVYLLPIDFFSFNSTLSYKLYAIGMVLLLLAPLCIPATVHVCTSREKNDNNSRIQGYYSRIPDDNDNGGLDNGFHSRGEDTDLQENERALVREASEDCSGQSSIRLNWAQPVPALGEEHNIFQLLRSVDFWLYFFMYLFGASLGLTYSNNLGQISESRGFSSSTIFVSLYSSSGFFGRLLSAAPDYSPRGVNVGRPGWMCLALIPMPPSFFYLATTDSAASLYLSTAIIGLCTGFIIATSVSTTPELFGTNSFGVNHNILVANIPLGTLLFGYMAALIYDYNAQKMDLEDKLGIMVVCMGVKCYRLTFIIWGCICVVALILNCILLIRSRRLYKN from the exons ATGGATTTCATGAATTTGGAGGCCAAAAAATGGATGAATTTGGTTGGATTGTTGTGGATTCAGGTATTTACTGGTACCAATTTCGATTTCTCTGCTTATTCGACAACCCTGAAGCAAGTGTTGCAGATCAGCCAGGTTCAACTTAACAACTTGGCCGTGGCCTCCGATTTGGGGAAGGTTTTTGGATGGATTTCTGGTTATGCAATGCGGCGCATGCCTCTCTGGTCCGTTCTGCTCACAGCTACATCAATGGGGCTTGTGGGTTATGGGCTCCAATGGTTCATTATTACAGAGAGATTATCATCTAACTACTGGCAG GTCTATCTTCTCTGTTTGTTGGCTGGAAATAGCATTTGCTGGTTCAATACGATTGGTTTTGTTCTCTGCATTCAAAATTTTGCAACAAGAAAAGCAATGGCCCTGGGAATATCCACAAGCTACAATGCATTGACCGCAGCAGTATTCGCTTTGATTGTTAATGCTATTGTTCTCAGCAGCGAGACCATATATCTATTATTAAACGCTTTGATTCCATTGATAATTTGCTCTATTGTACTTACTTTTATTCAAGAGATTCCCTCTAGAGAGAATTCTATAGATGAAAGGGCTATATTTATCATactaaatataattgccatggctttgggTGTTTATCTTCTCCCCATTGATTTTTTTAGTTTTAATAGCACATTATCATATAAATTGTATGCAATTGGCATGGTGTTACTTCTGTTGGCTCCTCTATGCATACCAGCCACTGTACATGTATGTACTTCAAGAGAAAAGAATGATAATAATAGCAGGATTCAAGGTTACTATTCAAGGATTCCAGATGATAATGACAATGGTGGCTTAGACAACGGATTTCACAGCAGAGGTGAAGATACggatttgcaagaaaatgaaagggCACTTGTAAGGGAAGCTTCTGAAGATTGCAGTGGACAGAGCAGTATTAGATTAAACTGGGCACAGCCTGTGCCTGCCTTAGGTGAAGAGCATAATATATTTCAACTTTTGCGCAGTGTAGACTTCTGGTTATACTTCTTTATGTATCTGTTCGGTGCCAGCCTGGGACTGACCTACAGCAATAACTTGGGACAAATATCAGAGTCACGAGGCTTTTCTAGTTCTACCATTTTTGTATCTCTATACTCTTCATCCGGTTTCTTTGGTCGTCTTTTGTCAGCAGCCCCTGATTATTCTCCAAG GGGTGTTAATGTGGGAAGGCCTGGCTGGATGTGCTTAGCACTGATTCCAATGCCTCCTTCATTCTTTTACTTGGCGACAACAGATTCTGCTGCCTCTCTTTATTTGAGCACTGCAATAATAGGACTGTGTACTGGATTCATCATTGCAACTTCAGTGTCTACAACTCCTGAGCTATTTGGGACAAATAGTTTTGGAGTGAATCACAATATTTTGGTGGCCAATATTCCGCTAGGAACTCTGCTATTTGGTTACATGGCTGCACTGATTTATGATTACAATGCTCaaaaaatggatttggaagataaaCTAGGTATAATGGTAGTTTGTATGGGAGTAAAATGTTACAGGCTCACATTTATAATATGGGGCTGTATCTGCGTTGTAGCTTTAATATTAAACTGCATCCTCCTTATAAGATCACGGAGGCTATACAAGAATTGA